The following are encoded together in the Mesoplodon densirostris isolate mMesDen1 chromosome 2, mMesDen1 primary haplotype, whole genome shotgun sequence genome:
- the CNR2 gene encoding cannabinoid receptor 2, protein MEAAQRLLGTPGRSRGTQPMETCWKIQAANGSTDGLDFNSMEDYMILSGSQKIAIAVLCTSLGLLSALENLVVLYLILSSHRLHRKPSYLFIGSLAGADFLASVVFAFNFVNFHVFHGVDSKAVFLVKIGSVTMTFTASVGSLLLTAIDRYLCLRYPPTYKALLTRGRALVTLGIMWVLSALVSSLPLMGWTCCPRSCSELFPLIPNDYLLGWLLFIAVLFSGIIYTYAHVLWKAHQHVDSLAEHRDRQVLGTARMRLDVRLAKTLGVLLAVLFICWFPVLTLMVYSLATTLSEQVKKVFAFCSLLCLVNSMVNPIIYALRSGEIRSAAHHRLAHWKKCLRGLGPEGKEEVPRSSVTETEADVKITPGPDSRELYCSNH, encoded by the coding sequence CAAAGGCTTCTTGGTACGCCCGGCAGAAGCCGAGGGACCCAACCCATGGAGACATGCTGGAAGATACAGGCAGCCAATGGCTCCACTGATGGCTTGGATTTCAACTCCATGGAGGATTACATGATCCTGAGCGGTTCCCAAAAGATAGCTATTGCAGTGCTGTGCACCTCTCTGGGCCTACTAAGCGCCCTGGAGAATCTGGTGGTGCTCTACCTGATCCTGTCCTCACACCGGCTCCACAGGAAGCCCTCGTACCTGTTCATTGGCAGCTTGGCTGGGGCTGACTTTCTGGCCAGTGTGGTCTTTGCCTTCAACTTTGTAAATTTCCACGTCTTCCATGGCGTTGATTCCAAAGCTGTCTTCCTGGTGAAGATTGGCAGCGTGACTATGACCTTCACGGCCTCTGTAGGCAGCCTGCTGCTGACTGCCATTGACCGCTACCTCTGTCTGCGCTACCCACCTACATACAAAGCCCTACTCACCCGTGGGAGGGCACTGGTGACCCTGGGCATCATGTGGGTCCTCTCAGCATTGGTTTCGTCTCTGCCTCTCATGGGATGGACTTGCTGTCCCAGGTCCTGCTCTGAGCTTTTCCCCCTGATCCCCAATGACTATCTGCTGGGCTGGCTCCTGTTCATTGCTGTCCTCTTCTCTGGCATCATCTATACCTATGCGCATGTCCTCTGGAAGGCCCATCAGCATGTAGACAGCTTGGCTGAGCACCGGGACAGGCAAGTGCTCGGAACGGCCCGGATGAGGCTGGATGTGCGGTTGGCCAAGACCTTGGGGGTGCTGCTGGCTGTGCTCTTCATATGCTGGTTCCCGGTACTGACCCTCATGGTCTACAGCCTGGCCACCACTCTAAGCGAACAGGTCAAGAAGGTCTTCGCCTTCTGCTCCTTGCTCTGCCTTGTCAACTCCATGGTCAACCCCATCATCTACGCCCTGCGGAGTGGAGAGATCCGCTCCGCCGCCCACCACCGCTTGGCCCACTGGAAGAAGTGCCTGAGGGGCCTCGGGcctgaaggaaaagaagaggtCCCGAGGTCCTCAGTCACTGAGACAGAGGCTGATGTGaaaatcaccccagggccagatTCCAGAGAGCTGTACTGCTCTAATCACTAA